A DNA window from Hordeum vulgare subsp. vulgare chromosome 1H, MorexV3_pseudomolecules_assembly, whole genome shotgun sequence contains the following coding sequences:
- the LOC123451020 gene encoding 4-hydroxyphenylacetaldehyde oxime monooxygenase-like, producing MAAASLVLELLRQQWQVTVAILLLPLASFLLTRRRSSNLNGCNESGGLRLPPCPWRLPMVGNLHQIGSLPHRDLARLARRHGPVMMVRLGMVPAVVLSTAAAAEEAFKTNDKDCSSRPLTVGPGKLTYGYKDVVFAPWSDYVREMRKLFIIEMLSARRVKAAYFARETQIERMVAKLEAVGPNPIRIDEHIFTTVDAIVSLFVFGELNAGEQFKGELVDLLNETTDLLTSFTAEDYFPNAAGRLIDRITGMHGRRETLFRKLDSMMEYLLAMYEDPGHKRKADADGSDLVQEVVDLMKRPPAKGMITFTRDHAKSILFDTFMAATDTSSISSYWVMTELIRHPRVLHKAQAEVRAAAGGAPQVRISDMPKLKYLRMVLSETFRMHPPATMLVPRETMRPIRLGGYDIPANTMLMVNAWAIGRDPASWKDPEVFYPERFEELDVDFNGGHYELLPFGAGRRICPGLAMGVANTEFILANLLYCFNWALPQGMRSEDVGVEEFGGLTFRKKKPLVLVPTRYYPDKEEK from the exons ATGGCTGCTGCTTCCCTTGTTCTGGAGCTCCTGCGGCAACAATGGCAGGTGACTGTAgccatcctcctcctcccactgGCCTCCTTCCTCCTCACCCGGCGCCGGTCTAGCAACCTTAACGGCTGCAACGAGTCTGGCGGCCTTAGGCTGCCACCGTGCCCGTGGAGGCTGCCCATGGTGGGCAACCTGCACCAGATCGGGTCGCTTCCCCACCGGGACCTGGCACGGCTGGCCCGGCGGCACGGGCCGGTGATGATGGTCCGGCTGGGCATGGTCCCGGCGGTGGTGCTGTCGACGGCGGCGGCCGCGGAGGAGGCCTTCAAGACCAACGACAAGGACTGCAGCAGCCGGCCGCTGACAGTAGGGCCAGGGAAGCTGACCTACGGCTACAAGGACGTGGTGTTCGCACCGTGGAGTGACTACGTGCGCGAGATGCGGAAGCTCTTCATCATCGAGATGCTCAGCGCCCGACGCGTCAAGGCCGCCTACTTCGCCAGggagacacag ATCGAAAGGATGGTGGCAAAACTCGAGGCAGTGGGGCCAAACCCAATACGGATTGATGAACACATCTTCACCACAGTGGACGCGATTGTGAGCCtgtttgtgttcggtgaactcaaCGCGGGGGAGCAATTCAAGGGGGAGCTTGTGGACTTGCTGAACGAGACGACGGATCTTCTCACCAGCTTCACTGCGGAAGACTACTTCCCAAACGCGGCTGGGCGACTCATCGACCGCATCACAGGCATGCACGGCCGCCGCGAGACACTCTTCCGTAAACTCGATAGCATGATGGAGTATCTGCTGGCGATGTACGAGGATCCCGGCCACAAGAGAAAGGCCGACGCCGATGGTTCGGACCTGGTGcaagaggtggtggatctcatgaAAAGGCCACCAGCTAAGGGCATGATCACCTTCACCAGGGATCATGCCAAGTCCATACTTTTC GACACGTTCATGGCTGCAACTGACACTTCGTCAATTAGCTCGTATTGGGTGATGACAGAGCTGATCCGGCACCCAAGGGTTCTGCACAAGGCACAGGCGGAGGTGAGGGCTGCCGCGGGAGGGGCACCGCAAGTGCGGATATCCGACATGCCCAAGCTTAAATACCTGAGAATGGTGCTGTCGGAGACCTTCCGGATGCATCCCCCGGCAACCATGCTTGTCCCGAGGGAGACGATGCGGCCGATTCGGCTGGGGGGCTACGACATCCCGGCCAACACCATGTTGATGGTGAACGCGTGGGCGATCGGCAGGGACCCGGCCTCGTGGAAGGACCCCGAGGTGTTCTACCCGGAGCGGTTCGAGGAGCTGGATGTGGACTTCAACGGCGGGCACTACGAGCTCCTGCCCTTCGGCGCGGGCCGCCGGATCTGTCCAGGGCTGGCCATGGGGGTGGCCAACACGGAGTTCATCCTGGCCAACTTGCTCTACTGCTTCAACTGGGCGCTCCCTCAGGGGATGAGGAGCGAGGATGTGGGCGTGGAGGAGTTTGGGGGCCTCACTTTCCGGAAGAAGAAGCCACTCGTGCTGGTGCCAACACGCTACTACCCagacaaggaggagaagtag